A single Micromonospora luteifusca DNA region contains:
- a CDS encoding OsmC family protein, giving the protein MPDQSSWLREATATAEGGHVRTDDGGLSTALASPLAPHCTGLTPEQLLAAAFASCLHHAAVEVAGEITDEAHTVQVRAEAKLGRDNDGRYRADVHAEISSAGLSRDQLADLVEYADRLWPFSSGDASRHRLTVTPAENGRH; this is encoded by the coding sequence ATGCCGGATCAGAGTTCCTGGCTGCGTGAGGCCACAGCGACCGCCGAGGGCGGTCACGTACGCACCGACGATGGCGGGCTCTCCACCGCGCTGGCTTCACCGCTGGCGCCGCACTGCACCGGGTTGACCCCGGAACAGTTGCTGGCCGCGGCCTTCGCCTCCTGCCTGCACCACGCGGCGGTGGAGGTGGCCGGGGAGATCACCGACGAGGCGCACACCGTCCAGGTACGGGCGGAGGCGAAGCTGGGGCGCGACAACGACGGCCGGTACCGGGCCGACGTGCACGCGGAGATCTCCTCGGCCGGCCTGAGCAGAGATCAGCTGGCCGACCTGGTCGAGTACGCCGACCGGCTCTGGCCCTTCTCCAGCGGCGACGCCAGCCGACACCGTCTGACCGTCACGCCGGCCGAGAACGGCCGACACTGA
- a CDS encoding serine/threonine-protein kinase, which yields MRTLDGRYQLEQRIGVGGMSEVWRAHDQVLDRTVAVKLILPGPDDQDGPADRIRAEARSAARLVHPNVASVHDFGTSSTWSGRPVPYIVMELAEGETLAAHLRAGPLDWRISVRVCAEVAAALAAAHAEGIVHRDVKPANVMLTPSGVKVLDFGIATPAGAADSTPIGMVLGTPAYLAPEQLQRAPATPAADMYALGVLLYYCLTARLPYRAATTSELLGVRRRQPPEPLPEIDGLPPEVAELCHSCLADDPAQRPTSMIAALLLAEAVDARVYVPMTIPTTRRSAPMSPWTEQAAAEATEAVAVLDEPNRASER from the coding sequence GGGCACACGACCAGGTGTTGGACCGGACGGTCGCGGTGAAGCTCATCCTCCCCGGCCCGGACGATCAGGACGGCCCGGCGGACCGGATCCGCGCGGAGGCCCGCTCGGCAGCGCGGCTGGTGCACCCGAACGTGGCGAGCGTGCACGACTTCGGCACCTCCTCGACCTGGTCGGGCCGCCCGGTGCCCTACATCGTGATGGAGCTGGCCGAGGGTGAGACGCTCGCCGCGCACCTGCGGGCCGGGCCGCTGGACTGGCGCATCTCCGTACGGGTCTGCGCGGAGGTCGCCGCGGCGCTGGCCGCCGCGCACGCGGAGGGCATCGTGCACCGCGACGTCAAACCCGCAAACGTCATGCTCACCCCGTCGGGGGTGAAGGTGCTCGACTTCGGTATCGCCACCCCCGCCGGCGCGGCGGATTCGACACCGATCGGGATGGTGTTGGGGACCCCGGCATACCTGGCGCCCGAGCAGCTGCAGAGGGCGCCGGCCACCCCCGCCGCCGACATGTACGCCCTCGGCGTGCTGCTCTACTACTGCCTCACCGCCCGCCTGCCGTACCGCGCGGCCACCACCAGCGAACTGCTCGGCGTACGCCGCCGTCAGCCACCCGAGCCGCTGCCCGAGATCGACGGGCTGCCGCCGGAGGTGGCCGAGTTGTGCCACTCCTGCCTCGCCGACGATCCCGCGCAGCGCCCGACCAGCATGATCGCGGCGCTGCTGCTGGCCGAAGCCGTGGACGCGCGGGTGTACGTGCCGATGACGATCCCGACGACCCGCCGGTCGGCCCCGATGTCGCCGTGGACCGAACAGGCCGCCGCGGAGGCGACCGAGGCGGTGGCGGTGCTCGACGAGCCGAACCGGGCCTCCGAGCGCTGA